In a genomic window of Pseudorasbora parva isolate DD20220531a chromosome 24, ASM2467924v1, whole genome shotgun sequence:
- the si:ch211-196f5.2 gene encoding uncharacterized protein si:ch211-196f5.2 — translation MIIDERKEIQKEQHLLGKDSSVKMVGQEKNPEVQHGVQHQEKQVNGDCPLDSHTNDKPVRAELDWTVPMCVHLPIEVLNHEQAFPFLNATLADLGIDESAVKERVVWVDTKRTRVKGKSGKLKKEKEVTVLEVRVKAQHPGERQSQEILYSTESHTDRSFCRSGVDILPWRHTQPAENEIQPVEMTLALDTLSESKSKWQKTEEKRDLPSKK, via the exons ATGATCATTGACGAGAGGAAAGAAATCCAAAAGGAGCAACATCTGCTAGGCAAAGACAGCAGTGTCAAGATGGTGGGCCAAGAAAAAAATCCAGAGGTTCAGCATGGGGTCCAGCACCAGGAGAAGCAGGTGAATGGTGACTGCCCCTTAGACTCCCACACCAATGACAAACCGGTGAGAGCCGAGCTGGACTGGACGGTGCCCATGTGTGTGCACCTGCCCATTGAAGTTCTGAACCACGAGCAGGCGTTTCCATTCCTCAACGCTACACTTGCCGACCTGGGCATCGATGA ATCAGCGGTGAAGGAGCGCGTGGTGTGGGTGGACACTAAGCGCACACGGGTGAAGGGGAAGTCGGGGAAGCTGAAGAAGGAGAAGGAGGTGACCGTTCTGGAGGTGCGCGTGAAAGCGCAGCACCCTGGAGAGCGTCAGAGTCAGGAGATCCTCTACAGCACCGAGTCCCACACCGATCGCTCCTTCTGCAGAAGCGGGGTGGACATCCTCCCATGGAGACACACACAACCAG CTGAAAATGAAATCCAGCCGGTGGAAATGACTCTGGCCTTGGACACATTGTCAGAGTCCAAGTCCAAATGGCAGAAGACAGAAGAAAAACGAGACTTGCCAAGCAAGAAGTGA